A genomic window from Serratia liquefaciens includes:
- a CDS encoding RidA family protein produces MTSLKRINYPHLPTPGGPYVHAVRHGDTLYVSGLTAFATEAQGLTTQQQTQAVLEQLATIAAAEGTNLKALIKITVFLTDIGDLPAIRPVLFDYCDGALPACSLVAVSALFSPQVSVEIEAVLAL; encoded by the coding sequence ATGACATCATTAAAGCGCATTAATTATCCGCATCTGCCTACGCCGGGGGGCCCCTATGTTCATGCCGTACGCCACGGGGATACGCTGTATGTTTCCGGCCTGACGGCATTTGCCACCGAGGCTCAGGGGCTAACGACTCAGCAACAGACGCAGGCGGTTCTGGAGCAGCTGGCGACCATCGCCGCCGCAGAGGGTACGAACCTCAAGGCGCTGATTAAAATAACCGTGTTTCTGACCGATATCGGCGATTTACCGGCCATCCGACCGGTGCTGTTTGACTATTGTGATGGTGCGCTCCCCGCCTGCTCACTGGTCGCGGTCAGCGCATTGTTCTCGCCACAGGTCAGCGTTGAGATCGAAGCCGTCCTGGCGTTGTGA
- a CDS encoding HD domain-containing protein, with translation MHSSPLAQALLQPFAPHQELAQALLPLTLDSDDGSHDVAHLHRVWKNTRKISQQEGGNRRILCAAVLLHDCVAVEKNSPQRHLASRMAAEKGALMLKQLGWEPQDIAETAHAIEAHSFSAAITPESLEAKIIQDADRLDAIGMIGVARCFYIGGRMRSALYDAADPLAEQRQYDDKRFSLDHFETKLFKLQEGFQTATGKKMALERTERMRRFLSELLEEM, from the coding sequence GTGCATTCTTCACCCCTGGCGCAAGCCTTGCTGCAGCCTTTCGCCCCCCATCAGGAACTGGCTCAGGCGTTGTTGCCGCTGACTCTCGATTCCGATGATGGCTCTCATGACGTGGCACATCTGCATCGCGTGTGGAAAAACACCCGCAAAATCAGCCAACAGGAAGGCGGCAACCGTCGCATCCTGTGTGCCGCCGTGCTGTTGCATGACTGTGTGGCAGTGGAAAAAAACTCGCCACAGCGCCATCTGGCTTCACGCATGGCGGCGGAGAAAGGCGCCCTGATGCTCAAACAGCTGGGCTGGGAGCCGCAGGACATTGCCGAAACCGCCCATGCCATCGAGGCCCACAGCTTCTCCGCCGCTATTACCCCGGAGAGTCTGGAAGCAAAAATCATTCAGGACGCAGACCGTCTGGACGCTATCGGCATGATTGGCGTAGCGCGCTGTTTCTATATTGGTGGACGCATGCGCAGCGCGCTGTACGATGCCGCCGATCCGCTGGCGGAACAGCGCCAATATGATGACAAGCGTTTTTCTCTGGATCACTTCGAAACCAAGTTGTTCAAACTGCAGGAAGGTTTCCAAACCGCCACCGGCAAGAAAATGGCGCTGGAACGTACCGAACGCATGCGGCGTTTCCTTAGCGAACTGCTGGAAGAGATGTAA
- a CDS encoding nuclear transport factor 2 family protein: MPTNLEIVRATYQGGSAEENGRNLLAALAPDAEWTEAAGFPYAGTYIGPQAIFKNVHQRLGTEWQGYRADVDHFYDAGETVIAQGFYHGTYAATGKSFTASFAHIYQLRAGKIVKFVQIVDSAKVLEAMQD, encoded by the coding sequence ATGCCTACTAATCTTGAAATTGTACGCGCCACCTATCAGGGCGGCAGTGCCGAAGAGAATGGCCGCAACCTGCTGGCGGCACTGGCGCCAGACGCAGAGTGGACCGAAGCGGCGGGATTTCCTTATGCCGGCACCTATATCGGCCCGCAGGCGATATTCAAAAATGTTCACCAGCGTTTGGGCACGGAATGGCAGGGCTATCGCGCCGACGTTGACCATTTCTATGATGCCGGCGAAACCGTGATCGCGCAGGGGTTCTACCATGGCACCTACGCGGCCACCGGAAAGTCCTTCACCGCCTCCTTTGCGCATATTTACCAGCTGCGTGCAGGAAAAATCGTTAAGTTCGTGCAAATCGTCGACAGCGCAAAAGTGCTGGAAGCGATGCAGGACTAA
- the yjbD gene encoding DUF3811 domain-containing protein has product MKKLTLKDMTESEQREVKTELDKARKSLGRALTNAENNKIKDEAVARITAAREKIEKATRAERKANRVQPTGETFSWSASINGARRPR; this is encoded by the coding sequence ATGAAAAAACTGACGCTGAAAGACATGACGGAAAGCGAGCAACGTGAAGTAAAAACCGAGCTGGACAAGGCACGCAAAAGCCTCGGCCGCGCGTTGACCAACGCCGAGAATAACAAGATCAAAGATGAAGCGGTGGCTCGTATCACTGCCGCCCGCGAGAAAATTGAAAAAGCCACCCGGGCCGAGCGCAAAGCCAACCGCGTTCAACCCACCGGGGAAACGTTCAGTTGGTCGGCTTCGATCAACGGCGCACGCCGTCCCCGCTAA